Proteins encoded together in one Solanum lycopersicum chromosome 7, SLM_r2.1 window:
- the LOC101256500 gene encoding wall-associated receptor kinase 2-like isoform X2 → MRQTYIPVHMKMQITMWSFFILLTGLLYKETTQVSALRIWSSSAKLSSQRPGCPERCGNVTIPFPFGIGKGCYFNEAFKMSCDNNTAYSHNNDLYVQHISMDSITVDISFVSNPYNKSSGMNIYSDEIIQGTGNEYFSFSNKNKFVAIGCDVYANVKDSDTGSSVSGCASYCDNSTNNVSSYSASSSYCTGNNGCCQSEFSKIIPRQFTMTIQTMNTENTSWRSSNCTYYLIMEKGSSESDFTELRGKCKEDDRYQGRMVLDWVIGNVSCDKAMRRPKDYACRNNSRCVNDTSRPAGGYRCDCSPGYQGNPYLLHGCQDINECTSPKRNHCPKNTLCINTPGGYHCDSNNVRHMLAKQLSIGIGAAITFVILVAVCLWLHKWIQKREEKKAKQKFFKRNGGLLLRQRISVNGESSGGSLPKLFLKEELEKATDNFNEIRILGKGGAGTVYKGMLSDGSIVAVKKSNAVDKDQIEQFINEILILSQINHRHIVKVLGCCLETQVPLLVYEYISNGTLSSHIHGNLSHSSNPTFSKSELDDQIPLHPAIILSWDHRVRIAAEIAGALSYMHSCASTPILHRDIKSSNILLDDNFRAVVSDFGLSRLLSVDKTHLTTKSF, encoded by the exons ATGAGGCAGACATACATACCAGTACACATGAAGATGCAGATAACCATGTGgtcatttttcattcttctgACGGGGCTGCTTTATAAAGAAACAACACAAGTTTCAGCATTAAGAATATGGTCATCATCAGCAAAATTATCTTCACAAAGGCCTGGATGCCCAGAAAGATGTGGCAACGTAACCATTCCTTTTCCATTTGGAATAGGAAAAGGGTGTTACTTCAATGAAGCATTTAAAATGAGCTGCGATAACAACACTGCGTATAGTCATAATAATGATCTGTATGTGCAACACATATCAATGGACTCCATCACAGTTGATATTAGTTTCGTTTCAAACCCCTACAACAAATCATCTGGAATGAACATTTACAGTGATGAAATTATTCAAGGAACTGGCAACGAGTATTTCAGTTTCTCCAACAAGAACAAGTTTGTAGCCATTGGGTGTGACGTTTATGCTAATGTCAAAGATTCAGACACTGGTAGCAGTGTCAGTGGATGTGCTTCTTACTGTGACAACTCCACTAATAATGTTTCATCCTATTCAGCTTCATCATCATATTGCACTGGGAATAACGGTTGTTGTCAGtctgaattttcaaaaataataccAAGACAGTTCACTATGACCATACAAACGATGAACACGGAGAACACATCGTGGAGATCTAGCAATTGCACCTATTACTTAATCATGGAAAAGGGCAGTTCCGAGTCTGACTTCACTGAGTTACGTGGTAAGTGCAAAGAAGATGATCGTTACCAAGGAAGGATGGTGCTGGACTGGGTGATTGGAAATGTTAGTTGCGACAAAGCCATGAGAAGGCCAAAAGATTATGCATGTAGAAATAACAGTAGGTGTGTCAATGACACTTCTAGACCTGCTGGGGGGTACCGATGTGATTGCTCTCCTGGTTATCAAGGCAACCCTTACCTCCTTCATGGATGCCAAG ACATCAACGAGTGTACAAGTCCAAAAAGGAATCATTGTCCCAAAAATACTCTCTGTATTAATACTCCTGGCGGTTACCATTGTGACTCAAATAATGTGAGACATATGCTAGCTAAACAACTCTCCATAG GTATTGGAGCAGCAATTACTTTTGTAATCCTGGTAGCAGTTTGTCTTTGGCTACACAAATGGATCCAGAAGAGGGAAGAAAAAAAAGCTAAACAAAAGTTTTTCAAGAGGAATGGTGGATTACTTTTGCGACAACGTATTTCCGTAAATGGAGAGAGTAGTGGTGGATCTTTGCCAAAGCTCTTTTTGAAGGAGGAGTTGGAGAAAGCAACAGACAATTTCAATGAAATTCGAATTCTTGGTAAAGGAGGAGCTGGGACTGTTTACAAAGGAATGTTATCCGATGGAAGCATTGTAGCTGTGAAGAAGTCCAATGCAGTGGATAAAGATCAAATTGAACAGTTTATAAATGAGATACTCATACTCTCGCAAATAAATCACAGACACATTGTAAAG GTACTTGGTTGTTGCTTAGAAACTCAAGTCCCATTATTAGTTTATGAGTACATCTCGAATGGAACCTTGTCATCCCATATTCATGGAAACCTCAGCCACAGTTCTAACCCTACTTTCTCAAAGTCTGAGTTGGATGATCAGATTCCTCTGCACCCAGCAATAATATTATCGTGGGATCATCGGGTGCGAATTGCTGCAGAAATAGCAGGGGCACTATCTTACATGCACTCATGTGCTTCTACTCCCATTCTTCACAGAGATATAAAATCAAGCAACATATTACTAGACGATAATTTTAGAGCAGTGGTTTCTGATTTTGGACTATCGAGATTGTTGTCTGTTGACAAGACTCATTTAACAACAAAG AGCTTCTAA
- the LOC101256194 gene encoding putative UPF0481 protein At3g02645 has translation MTLDQIIPSNSSSRRWTDRISNALQKEVDIDLNLLPPVCVLQVPKTLTHEKPEAYTPQLIGMGPYHHLRPDLYQMERYKLAAIKDILEPAQIINFEHLLIDKLRENDLVVRVCYNRFMDIDEETLAWIVAIDGLFLINIFRSAYSSNLHNDPENNIDDSIFTRDFMMLENQIPFVVLRQIRKFLHLSSPEDREDAELISMFRRFCEMHSPLPLPANNEYHGNNIKETQPLHLLDLMYRLILDDHVDFASVPIQTSHIINIKHDDKDDAHDQDTHGDIIHKFETMLKVLEPIGPRKVQKVVKPINQILSNVPWSKISGLFREAMERNEDQESKNIITIPSASQLWCYASVKCIPIREGICKIKFEQASSALYLPVITMDAGSEVILRNLMIYEAAMSKSKLEFATYINLMSGTANTTEDVRVLRQAGVIKGDLTDKEIATLFSTMQRSFVRSSEISNVEIVMKKVNEYYDQRLIVRARRGFKKSIYVSLKLLPVALSIFFVLLLIFKTVCSLYDCHNVWGYKDGN, from the coding sequence atGACGTTGGATCAGATTATTCCCTCAAATTCAAGCTCTAGGAGATGGACAGACCGCATAAGTAATGCCCTTCAAAAAGAAGTTGACATTGACTTGAATCTTCTCCCTCCTGTCTGTGTCCTTCAGGTTCCGAAAACACTAACTCATGAGAAACCAGAAGCGTATACTCCTCAGCTCATTGGCATGGGACCTTATCACCATTTAAGACCAGACCTATATCAAATGGAAAGGTACAAACTTGCTGCCATCAAGGACATTCTTGAGCCTGCTCAAATCATCAATTTCGAGCATCTCTTGATTGACAAACTCAGAGAGAACGACCTTGTTGTCCGCGTCTGTTATAACCGGTTCATGGACATAGATGAGGAGACTTTAGCTTGGATAGTAGCCATAGATGGTCTATTCTTGATTAATATTTTCCGTTCAGCGTATAGCAGTAACCTGCATAATGATCCTGAAAATAATATCGATGACTCCATTTTCACCCGAGACTTTATGATGCTTGAGAACCAAATCCCCTTTGTGGTTTTGAGGCAAATTCGAAAGTTTCTCCATCTCTCTTCCCCTGAGGACAGAGAAGATGCAGAGTTAATTTCCATGTTTAGGCGCTTTTGTGAAATGCATTCCCCACTTCCTTTGCCTGCAAACAACGAGTATCATGGAAATAACATCAAAGAAACTCAGCCTCTTCATTTGCTAGATCTTATGTATCGTTTAATCCTCGATGATCATGTAGATTTTGCTTCGGTTCCTATTCAAACATCACACATCATTAATATCAAACATGACGATAAAGATGATGCACATGATCAAGATACACATGGTGACATCATTCACAAATTCGAAACAATGTTGAAGGTGCTAGAGCCTATAGGTCCAAGAAAAGTGCAAAAAGTTGTTAAGCCCATCAACCAGATTTTATCAAACGTGCCATGGTCAAAGATTTCCGGGCTATTTAGGGAAGCTATGGAAAGAAATGAAGACCAAGAAAGTAAGAATATCATTACTATCCCTTCAGCATCCCAATTGTGGTGTTATGCCAGTGTCAAATGCATCCCCATCCGCGAGGGTATCTGTAAGATTAAATTTGAACAAGCTTCTTCAGCTTTATACCTTCCTGTGATCACAATGGATGCTGGCTCAGAAGTTATACTTAGAAACTTGATGATATATGAAGCTGCCATGTCGAAGTCCAAGCTCGAATTTGCCACATACATAAATCTAATGAGTGGGACTGCAAATACTACTGAGGATGTGAGGGTTCTTAGGCAAGCTGGTGTTATCAAAGGGGATTTGACTGATAAGGAAATTGCCACTTTGTTCAGTACCATGCAAAGGTCATTTGTGAGATCTAGTGAAATTTCTAATGTGGAGATTGTCATGAAGAAAGTTAACGAATACTACGACCAAAGGCTAATCGTTAGGGCTCGTAGAGGATTTAAGAAAAGCATCTATGTTTCTTTGAAGTTGTTGCCTGTTGCTTTGTCAATATTCTTTGTCTTGCTGCTAATTTTCAAGACAGTTTGCTCTCTGTATGATTGCCACAATGTTTGGGGCTATAAAGATGGAAATTAA
- the LOC101255899 gene encoding putative pentatricopeptide repeat-containing protein At3g15130: MQQGTTFVMNERQRLAELLRNCSKILSLDVGKQVHGAVLRMGYAFDLMIGNDLIDMYGKCSRVELARSVFHKMPERNVVSWTALMCGYLHHSNAQESLLLLSRMLFSNVRPNEYTFSTNLKACGILGVLENGQQIHGLCAKSGFEKHPVAGNSIIDMYSRCGKLGEAEKKFHEMPEKSLITWNVMIAGYAMGGFGDKSLCLFKKMQQQGEMPDEFTFASTLKACSGFKAVREGSQIHGFLITKGFLISSQKVIAGALIDLYVKSGNLFEAHKVFSQVEQKSVISWTTLTVGYAQEGKLTEAMNLFKQLRESSITLDGFVLSSMMGIFADFTLIELGKQLHCCAVKIPSGLDISVLNSIMDMYLKCGLIEEAETLFDVMPEKNVISWTVMITGYGKYGLGGEAVELFKKMHMDRIEPDEVSYLALLTACSHSGLVQESEEFFSKLCNSNCLKPSVEHYACMVDILGRAGRLREAKVVIENMPVKPNVGIWQTLLGACRVHKNVEIGIEVGEILLKLDGNNPVNYVMMSNIFADARLWEECEGLRGLVKTKGLRKEAGQSWVEIDKKMHFFYNRDETHPLTKAIHEFLYKMEKKMKYELGYTREVSFSLHDVEDETRDESLRFHSEKLAIGLALLSGSDEIEGKPIRVFKNLRVCGDCHEYIKGLSKILKKIFLVRDANRFHKFENGTCSCRDYW; encoded by the coding sequence ATGCAGCAAGGTACAACTTTTGTAATGAATGAGAGGCAAAGGTTGGCCGAACTACTGAGAAATTGTTCGAAGATTTTGTCTTTAGATGTGGGAAAGCAAGTTCATGGAGCTGTATTAAGGATGGGTTATGCATTTGATTTGATGATAGGCAATGATCTCATTGATATGTACGGGAAGTGCAGTAGAGTGGAACTGGCTCGCTCAGTATTTCATAAAATGCCTGAAAGAAATGTGGTTTCTTGGACGGCTTTAATGTGTGGATATTTACATCACTCTAATGCTCAAGAATCCTTGTTGCTTCTCTCTCGGATGCTCTTTTCAAATGTAAGACCCAATGAATACACTTTTTCTACTAACTTAAAGGCATGTGGTATTCTTGGTGTTCTGGAAAATGGACAACAGATTCATGGGTTGTGTGCTAAAAGTGGGTTCGAAAAGCATCCAGTTGCGGGCAATTCAATTATTGATATGTACTCGAGATGTGGGAAACTTGGTGAGGCTGAAAAGAAGTTCCATGAAATGCCAGAAAAGAGTCTCATAACGTGGAATGTAATGATAGCAGGGTACGCAATGGGAGGATTTGGTGATAAATCTTTGTGTCTGTTCAAAAAAATGCAACAACAAGGAGAAATGCCAGACGAGTTTACGTTTGCAAGCACATTGAAGGCTTGCAGTGGTTTTAAGGCGGTCCGTGAAGGAAGCCAAATTCATGGTTTTCTTATTACTAAGGGATTCCTTATTTCCAGCCAAAAAGTTATTGCAGGCGCCCTAATTGATTTGTATGTCAAGTCAGGAAACTTGTTTGAAGCTCATAAGGTGTTTAGTCAAGTTGAACAGAAAAGTGTGATATCATGGACGACACTGACCGTAGGGTATGCTCAAGAAGGCAAATTAACAGAGGCAATGAACTTGTTCAAGCAGCTCAGGGAAAGTAGCATCACATTGGATGGATTTGTGCTGTCAAGCATGATGGGTATCTTTGCTGATTTTACTCTAATTGAGCTTGGGAAACAATTACATTGTTGTGCAGTAAAAATACCTTCTGGGTTAGACATATCTGTATTGAATTCAATCATGGATATGTATCTAAAATGTGGGTTAATAGAGGAAGCCGAAACACTTTTTGATGTTATGCCAGAAAAAAATGTGATTTCATGGACCGTTATGATCACCGGGTATGGGAAGTATGGTCTCGGTGGAGAAGCAGTTGAACTATTCAAGAAAATGCACATGGATAGGATTGAGCCTGATGAGGTTTCCTACTTAGCTCTGCTCACAGCTTGTAGTCATTCGGGGTTAGTTCAAGAAAGTGAAGAATTCTTTTCAAAACTATGCAATTCAAATTGTTTAAAACCCTCAGTCGAGCATTATGCTTGCATGGTTGATATCTTAGGTCGAGCTGGACGCCTAAGAGAAGCTAAGGTTGTGATAGAGAACATGCCGGTAAAACCAAATGTTGGTATTTGGCAGACACTGCTTGGTGCATGTAGAGTACACAAGAATGTAGAAATAGGAATAGAAGTTGGAGAGATTCTCTTAAAATTAGATGGCAATAATCCGgtgaattatgttatgatgtCAAACATCTTTGCTGATGCCCGCCTATGGGAAGAATGTGAGGGATTAAGAGGACTGGTGAAAACGAAAGGTTTAAGAAAAGAAGCAGGACAAAGTTGGGTGGAGATCGACAAGAAGATGCACTTTTTCTACAACAGAGATGAGACACACCCACTTACTAAAGCTATCcatgaatttttatataagatggagaagaaaatgaaatatgaaCTCGGTTACACACGGGAAGTAAGCTTTTCATTACACGATGTTGAAGATGAAACACGGGATGAGAGCCTGAGATTTCACAGCGAGAAATTGGCAATTGGTTTGGCACTTCTTTCTGGTAGCGATGAAATTGAGGGGAAGCCAATTCGTGTTTTCAAGAATTTGAGAGTTTGTGGAGATTGTCATGAGTACATCAAGGGTTTGTCaaagattttgaagaaaatatttcttGTTAGAGATGCCAATAGGTTCCATAAGTTTGAGAACGGAACATGTTCCTGCAGAGACTATTGGTGA
- the LOC101248789 gene encoding transmembrane 9 superfamily member 11 — translation MRSFEKFKIWVLLICLVSELCYGFYLPGSYPHKYGVGDLLNVKVNSLTSIDTELPYSYYSLPFCQPQEGVKDSAENLGELLMGDRIENSPYRFKMYTNETEIFMCQTKPLSGEEFKLLKKRIDEMYQVNLILDNLPAIRYTRKEGYFLRWTGYPVGIKVQDAYYVFNHLKFTVLVHKYEETNVARVMGTGDGAEVISTVGKDGSEEPGYMVVGFEVVPCSVQHAPDSAKNLKMYNKYPNPIKCDPTTVAMAIKENEPVSFTYEVNFVESDIKWPSRWDAYLKMEGAKVHWFSILNSLMVITFLAGIVLVIFLRTVRRDLTRYEELDKEAQAQMNEELSGWKLVVSDVFRAPSNPALLCAMVGDGVQILGMGVVTIMFAALGFMSPASRGTLITGMLFFYMILGIAAGYVAVRLWRTIFCGDHKGWISVSWKAACFFPGIAFLILTTLNFLLWGSHSTGAIPFSLFVVLILLWFCISVPLTLVGGYFGAKAPHIEYPVRTNQIPREIPPQKYPSWLLVLGAGTLPFGTLFIELFFIMSSLWMGRVYYVFGFLLIVMILLVVVCAEVSLVLTYMHLCVEDWKWWWKSFFASGSVAIYIFLYSVNYLIFDLKSLSGPVSATLYLGYSLFMVLAIMLATGTVGFLSSFWFVHYLFSSVKLD, via the coding sequence ATGAGATCTTTTGagaaattcaagatttgggttttGTTAATCTGCTTGGTATCTGAATTGTGTTATGGGTTCTATCTGCCTGGAAGTTACCCTCATAAATATGGGGTTGGTGATTTGTTGAATGTTAAGGTGAATTCATTGACTTCAATTGACACGGAGTTGCCTTATAGTTATTATAGTTTACCTTTTTGCCAACCACAAGAGGGTGTGAAGGATAGTGCTGAGAATCTTGGTGAGCTTCTTATGGGTGATAGAATTGAGAATTCTCCTTATAGGTTTAAGATGTATACTAATGAGACTGAGATTTTCATGTGTCAAACTAAACCTTTGTCTGGCGAGGAGTTTAAGCTTTTGAAGAAGAGGATTGATGAGATGTATCAAGTTAATTTGATTCTTGATAATTTGCCTGCTATTCGATATACAAGGAAGGAAGGTTATTTCTTGCGGTGGACTGGTTATCCGGTTGGGATCAAGGTTCAAGATGCGTATTACGTGTTTAATCACTTGAAGTTTACGGTTCTTGTTCATAAGTATGAAGAGACCAATGTGGCTCGGGTTATGGGTACTGGGGATGGAGCTGAGGTGATCTCTACAGTTGGAAAGGATGGATCTGAGGAACCTGGTTATATGGTTGTTGGGTTCGAGGTTGTTCCTTGTAGTGTTCAACATGCTCCTGATTCGGCAAAGAACTTGAAAATGTACAATAAGTACCCGAATCCAATTAAGTGCGACCCAACAACTGTTGCCATGGCTATTAAAGAAAATGAGCCTGTTTCATTTACTTATGAGGTGAACTTTGTGGAAAGTGACATTAAGTGGCCATCAAGATGGGATGCGTATTTGAAGATGGAAGGTGCAAAGGTGCACTGGTTCTCTATCCTTAACTCCCTTATGGTGATCACTTTCTTGGCTGGAATTGTGCTTGTAATCTTCTTGAGGACTGTCAGGCGGGATCTTACAAGGTATGAGGAACTTGACAAAGAGGCTCAAGCTCAGATGAATGAGGAGTTATCCGGGTGGAAACTTGTGGTGAGTGATGTTTTCAGGGCTCCAAGTAATCCAGCACTTTTGTGTGCGATGGTTGGAGATGGGGTTCAAATTCTAGGGATGGGTGTTGTGACTATCATGTTTGCTGCCCTCGGATTTATGTCCCCAGCTTCTCGTGGAACATTGATTACCGGTATGCTATTCTTCTATATGATTCTTGGTATTGCAGCTGGTTATGTTGCTGTTCGCCTCTGGAGGACTATCTTCTGTGGCGATCACAAGGGTTGGATTTCAGTCTCATGGAAAGCTGCTTGTTTCTTCCCTGGAATTGCATTTCTCATTCTAACCACATTGAACTTCCTGCTATGGGGTAGTCACAGCACAGGGGCCATACCATTTTCTCTGTTTGTCGTCCTCATTTTGCTTTGGTTCTGCATTTCCGTTCCTCTAACCCTAGTCGGTGGTTATTTCGGGGCAAAGGCTCCTCACATTGAATACCCAGTCCGAACCAACCAGATCCCCCGTGAAATCCCCCCACAAAAATATCCATCTTGGCTTTTAGTTTTGGGTGCAGGCACCCTTCCTTTCGGTACTCTGTTCATTGAGCTCTTCTTCATCATGTCAAGTCTCTGGATGGGTCGTGTCTACTATGTCTTCGGCTTCCTCCTCATTGTCATGATCCTTCTCGTCGTCGTCTGTGCTGAGGTGTCTCTTGTTCTTACTTACATGCATCTTTGTGTGGAGGACTGGAAATGGTGGTGGAAATCCTTCTTTGCCTCCGGATCAGTTGCTATATACATTTTCCTCTATTCCGTTAACTATCTAATCTTCGATCTCAAGAGCTTGAGCGGGCCTGTTTCTGCTACCCTTTACCTTGGATATTCCCTCTTCATGGTACTTGCCATCATGCTCGCGACAGGCACAGTCGGGTTTCTTTCCTCCTTCTGGTTTGTACATTACTTGTTCTCTTCAGTGAAGCTGGATTAA
- the LOC101256500 gene encoding wall-associated receptor kinase-like 1 isoform X1 yields MRQTYIPVHMKMQITMWSFFILLTGLLYKETTQVSALRIWSSSAKLSSQRPGCPERCGNVTIPFPFGIGKGCYFNEAFKMSCDNNTAYSHNNDLYVQHISMDSITVDISFVSNPYNKSSGMNIYSDEIIQGTGNEYFSFSNKNKFVAIGCDVYANVKDSDTGSSVSGCASYCDNSTNNVSSYSASSSYCTGNNGCCQSEFSKIIPRQFTMTIQTMNTENTSWRSSNCTYYLIMEKGSSESDFTELRGKCKEDDRYQGRMVLDWVIGNVSCDKAMRRPKDYACRNNSRCVNDTSRPAGGYRCDCSPGYQGNPYLLHGCQDINECTSPKRNHCPKNTLCINTPGGYHCDSNNVRHMLAKQLSIGIGAAITFVILVAVCLWLHKWIQKREEKKAKQKFFKRNGGLLLRQRISVNGESSGGSLPKLFLKEELEKATDNFNEIRILGKGGAGTVYKGMLSDGSIVAVKKSNAVDKDQIEQFINEILILSQINHRHIVKVLGCCLETQVPLLVYEYISNGTLSSHIHGNLSHSSNPTFSKSELDDQIPLHPAIILSWDHRVRIAAEIAGALSYMHSCASTPILHRDIKSSNILLDDNFRAVVSDFGLSRLLSVDKTHLTTKVGGTFGYIDPEYFRSGQLTEKCDVYAFGVILAELLTSQRVVTSNQPEDPGLVIRFTLALKENRIIEIVDPEIVKEVEDEHVILAVAKLAKRCLNFNARRRPSMKEMAAELEQQVKMRQDMPHTESFQDNISPKSESSCSHTSDCTEEDHQNSVSRNEMHYDRKGSL; encoded by the exons ATGAGGCAGACATACATACCAGTACACATGAAGATGCAGATAACCATGTGgtcatttttcattcttctgACGGGGCTGCTTTATAAAGAAACAACACAAGTTTCAGCATTAAGAATATGGTCATCATCAGCAAAATTATCTTCACAAAGGCCTGGATGCCCAGAAAGATGTGGCAACGTAACCATTCCTTTTCCATTTGGAATAGGAAAAGGGTGTTACTTCAATGAAGCATTTAAAATGAGCTGCGATAACAACACTGCGTATAGTCATAATAATGATCTGTATGTGCAACACATATCAATGGACTCCATCACAGTTGATATTAGTTTCGTTTCAAACCCCTACAACAAATCATCTGGAATGAACATTTACAGTGATGAAATTATTCAAGGAACTGGCAACGAGTATTTCAGTTTCTCCAACAAGAACAAGTTTGTAGCCATTGGGTGTGACGTTTATGCTAATGTCAAAGATTCAGACACTGGTAGCAGTGTCAGTGGATGTGCTTCTTACTGTGACAACTCCACTAATAATGTTTCATCCTATTCAGCTTCATCATCATATTGCACTGGGAATAACGGTTGTTGTCAGtctgaattttcaaaaataataccAAGACAGTTCACTATGACCATACAAACGATGAACACGGAGAACACATCGTGGAGATCTAGCAATTGCACCTATTACTTAATCATGGAAAAGGGCAGTTCCGAGTCTGACTTCACTGAGTTACGTGGTAAGTGCAAAGAAGATGATCGTTACCAAGGAAGGATGGTGCTGGACTGGGTGATTGGAAATGTTAGTTGCGACAAAGCCATGAGAAGGCCAAAAGATTATGCATGTAGAAATAACAGTAGGTGTGTCAATGACACTTCTAGACCTGCTGGGGGGTACCGATGTGATTGCTCTCCTGGTTATCAAGGCAACCCTTACCTCCTTCATGGATGCCAAG ACATCAACGAGTGTACAAGTCCAAAAAGGAATCATTGTCCCAAAAATACTCTCTGTATTAATACTCCTGGCGGTTACCATTGTGACTCAAATAATGTGAGACATATGCTAGCTAAACAACTCTCCATAG GTATTGGAGCAGCAATTACTTTTGTAATCCTGGTAGCAGTTTGTCTTTGGCTACACAAATGGATCCAGAAGAGGGAAGAAAAAAAAGCTAAACAAAAGTTTTTCAAGAGGAATGGTGGATTACTTTTGCGACAACGTATTTCCGTAAATGGAGAGAGTAGTGGTGGATCTTTGCCAAAGCTCTTTTTGAAGGAGGAGTTGGAGAAAGCAACAGACAATTTCAATGAAATTCGAATTCTTGGTAAAGGAGGAGCTGGGACTGTTTACAAAGGAATGTTATCCGATGGAAGCATTGTAGCTGTGAAGAAGTCCAATGCAGTGGATAAAGATCAAATTGAACAGTTTATAAATGAGATACTCATACTCTCGCAAATAAATCACAGACACATTGTAAAG GTACTTGGTTGTTGCTTAGAAACTCAAGTCCCATTATTAGTTTATGAGTACATCTCGAATGGAACCTTGTCATCCCATATTCATGGAAACCTCAGCCACAGTTCTAACCCTACTTTCTCAAAGTCTGAGTTGGATGATCAGATTCCTCTGCACCCAGCAATAATATTATCGTGGGATCATCGGGTGCGAATTGCTGCAGAAATAGCAGGGGCACTATCTTACATGCACTCATGTGCTTCTACTCCCATTCTTCACAGAGATATAAAATCAAGCAACATATTACTAGACGATAATTTTAGAGCAGTGGTTTCTGATTTTGGACTATCGAGATTGTTGTCTGTTGACAAGACTCATTTAACAACAAAGGTAGGGGGTACATTTGGTTACATAGATCCAGAATACTTCCGCTCAGGTCAACTTACAGAAAAATGTGATGTCTATGCCTTCGGTGTAATTCTTGCAGAGCTTCTAACAAGTCAAAGAGTTGTCACTTCAAACCAACCAGAAGATCCAGGTTTGGTTATCCGTTTCACATTAGCATTGAAAGAAAATCGTATAATTGAGATTGTAGACCCTGAAATTGTAAAAGAAGTTGAGGATGAACATGTGATTCTTGCTGTGGCCAAACTTGCCAAGAGATGCTTAAATTTTAATGCAAGGAGAAGGCCATCCATGAAGGAGATGGCAGCTGAACTTGAACAACAAGTAAAAATGAGGCAAGATATGCCTCATACTGAGAGTTTTCAAGATAACATTTCACCAAAAAGTGAAAGTTCATGTAGTCATACTTCTGATTGTACAGAAGAAGATCATCAGAACTCAGTGTCTCGCAATGAAATGCATTATGACAGAAAGGGAAGTTTGTAA